The Thermoanaerobaculia bacterium genomic interval GTCTTGATTTCGAGGGAATCTAGCGCGGAGAATGGCGAAACGCAAGGGATTCTTGAAAAAATAGAGGAAAAAGCGAGGATTTGCCGTGTCCAGAATTATTTCTGAGTCGATGGCGGACGACGACGAACGATGGATGCGCGAAGCGCTTCGTCTCGCGGCGCGGGCATCGGATCGCGGCGAGGTGCCCGTCGGAGCCGTGGTCGTGCGAGGCGGACGCGTGCTCGGCCGCGGCTCGAACCGCCGGGAATCGGCCGCGGATCCGACCCACCACGCCGAGATCGAGGCGATCCGGAAGGCGGCGGCGCGCGCGGGGAACTGGCGGCTGGACGGGTGCTCGCTGTACGTCACTCTCGAGCCGTGCGCGATGTGCGCGGGCGCGTGCGTCAACGCGCGGATCGCGAGGATCGTCTACGGCTGCGCCGATCCGAAGGCGGGCTATGTCGCTACGCTCGGAGCGATCGCGAG includes:
- the tadA gene encoding tRNA adenosine(34) deaminase TadA; the encoded protein is MADDDERWMREALRLAARASDRGEVPVGAVVVRGGRVLGRGSNRRESAADPTHHAEIEAIRKAAARAGNWRLDGCSLYVTLEPCAMCAGACVNARIARIVYGCADPKAGYVATLGAIASDSRLNHRCALSGGVLGEESAELLRRFFRERRGKGAAKAPKPEAKPGKKRI